The Bacillus mesophilus genome contains a region encoding:
- a CDS encoding energy-coupling factor ABC transporter ATP-binding protein: MGERILKLEQVSFQYPNQEAAALTDVSLSVYRGEWLAIVGHNGSGKSTLAKLLIGLMLPTSGSIILNDQTPLTEETIWDFREHIGMVFQNPDNQFVGTTVKDDVAFGLENRGIPREEMVHRIEDSISLVNMADFLDQEPHHLSGGQKQRVAIASVLAIRPSIILLDEATSMLDPKGRSEVIRTINSLRNEQEITVISITHDLEEASRADRMIIFNEGSIFAEGAPSDIFKRDRELEEIGLDVPFPVKVGQKLKEKGIDMKEVPFTVEGLIKELWT, translated from the coding sequence ATGGGGGAGAGAATCCTTAAGTTAGAACAAGTGTCTTTTCAGTATCCAAATCAAGAGGCAGCTGCCTTAACTGATGTTAGTTTGTCTGTGTACCGAGGAGAATGGCTTGCTATAGTGGGTCATAATGGCTCTGGTAAGTCGACGTTAGCTAAATTACTGATTGGCTTAATGCTTCCGACTAGTGGTAGCATTATATTAAATGATCAAACCCCTCTTACGGAAGAAACTATCTGGGACTTTCGAGAACATATTGGTATGGTCTTTCAAAATCCAGATAATCAGTTTGTGGGAACTACGGTGAAAGATGATGTGGCTTTTGGTTTAGAAAACAGAGGGATACCTCGTGAAGAAATGGTTCACCGTATTGAAGATTCCATTTCACTTGTTAATATGGCTGATTTTCTCGATCAAGAACCGCACCATCTATCTGGTGGACAAAAACAGCGTGTAGCCATTGCTAGTGTCCTTGCAATTAGACCTTCCATTATCCTTCTTGATGAGGCTACATCAATGCTTGATCCAAAAGGTAGAAGTGAAGTGATTCGTACTATTAATTCTTTAAGAAATGAACAGGAAATTACTGTTATATCCATCACTCATGATCTTGAAGAGGCTTCTCGTGCTGACAGGATGATCATCTTTAACGAGGGATCTATTTTTGCAGAGGGTGCACCAAGCGATATATTTAAACGGGACCGCGAATTAGAAGAGATTGGTCTTGATGTTCCGTTTCCTGTAAAGGTTGGTCAGAAGCTGAAGGAAAAGGGCATTGACATGAAAGAGGTTCCATTTACAGTAGAAGGGTTGATTAAAGAGTTATGGACATAG
- a CDS encoding energy-coupling factor ABC transporter ATP-binding protein, whose translation MDIAIRNLTHYYQSNTPFERIALEDISLDIKTGSFITIIGHTGSGKSTLIQHLNGLLKPTSGTVSVGPYTITSKKKEKELKSLRKTVGMVFQFPENQLFEETVEKDICFGPMNFGVTEELAKKRARDTLEIVGLNESFLQRSPFDLSGGQMRRVAIAGVLAMNPDVLVLDEPTAGLDPRGRKEMMELFSSLHRQKNLTTIMITHNMEDAAAYSDEIIVMEHGKLLMRGTPNSIFSQKEKLSQIGLDIPNTYRLIEELEKVTGQKVEGSFLTIDELVESLHQFLTREIIT comes from the coding sequence ATGGACATAGCCATTCGTAATTTAACTCATTACTATCAGTCAAATACTCCTTTTGAGAGAATCGCTTTAGAAGATATATCCTTAGATATAAAAACAGGTTCATTTATTACGATTATTGGTCATACTGGTTCTGGTAAGTCAACATTAATTCAGCACCTTAATGGGCTGTTAAAGCCGACTAGTGGTACAGTATCAGTTGGTCCTTATACCATCACTTCGAAAAAGAAGGAAAAGGAACTAAAATCGTTACGAAAAACTGTAGGAATGGTGTTTCAATTTCCAGAAAATCAATTATTTGAAGAGACGGTTGAGAAGGATATTTGTTTTGGGCCGATGAACTTTGGAGTCACAGAGGAATTGGCGAAAAAGAGGGCTAGGGATACCTTAGAGATTGTTGGATTAAATGAAAGCTTCCTTCAGCGATCCCCTTTTGATCTAAGTGGTGGTCAAATGAGGCGTGTAGCCATTGCTGGTGTTCTAGCAATGAACCCAGATGTTTTAGTTTTAGACGAACCTACAGCTGGGCTAGATCCAAGAGGTAGGAAGGAAATGATGGAGTTATTTTCATCGTTACATCGTCAGAAAAATTTAACGACCATTATGATTACCCATAATATGGAGGATGCTGCAGCATACTCAGATGAAATCATCGTGATGGAACATGGGAAGTTGCTGATGCGTGGAACCCCTAATAGTATATTTTCTCAAAAAGAGAAGCTCTCACAAATAGGATTAGATATCCCCAACACATATAGACTCATTGAAGAGTTAGAGAAGGTAACAGGACAAAAGGTAGAGGGAAGCTTTTTAACAATTGATGAACTGGTAGAGTCGTTACATCAGTTCTTAACAAGGGAGATCATTACATGA
- a CDS encoding energy-coupling factor transporter transmembrane component T family protein, whose amino-acid sequence MMDSIIIGKYVPTNSIFHRMDPRSKLLLIFIFVLVIFLANNVESYVLLVIYTIIINQLTKVPIAFVLKGLKPVIWIILFTFSLHIFMTKEGALLFEWGWISIYEEGLRQGIFISIRFFLLIVMTSLLTLTTTPIEVTDGMESLLHPFKRFKLPVHELALMMSISLRFIPTLMQETEKIMKAQAARGVEFSSGPMKERIKAVIPLLVPLFINSFRRAEELANAMEARGYRGGEGRTKLRELKWRLADTLILSSVLLITICLLLIRSW is encoded by the coding sequence ATGATGGACAGTATTATCATTGGAAAGTACGTTCCAACTAACTCTATCTTCCATCGTATGGATCCCAGGTCGAAGCTTTTACTCATTTTTATTTTTGTGCTTGTTATATTTCTAGCAAACAATGTAGAAAGCTATGTCTTATTGGTTATATATACAATTATTATTAATCAATTAACAAAGGTTCCGATTGCTTTTGTTTTAAAAGGATTAAAGCCAGTTATATGGATTATTCTCTTCACCTTTTCTCTTCACATCTTTATGACGAAGGAAGGGGCACTTCTATTTGAATGGGGATGGATTTCCATCTATGAAGAGGGCTTACGCCAAGGTATTTTTATATCGATACGATTTTTCTTACTCATTGTCATGACGTCCCTCTTAACATTAACAACGACTCCTATAGAGGTGACGGATGGCATGGAAAGCTTGCTACACCCTTTTAAACGGTTTAAGCTTCCTGTTCATGAGTTAGCCTTAATGATGTCTATTTCTTTGCGGTTTATTCCAACCTTAATGCAGGAAACAGAGAAAATCATGAAGGCACAAGCTGCTAGAGGAGTAGAGTTCTCTAGCGGACCCATGAAGGAGCGAATAAAGGCAGTCATCCCTTTATTAGTCCCTTTATTTATTAATTCATTTAGGCGGGCAGAGGAGCTTGCAAATGCTATGGAGGCAAGGGGATATCGTGGTGGAGAAGGTAGAACTAAACTTCGTGAATTAAAGTGGAGGTTAGCAGATACTCTGATTCTATCTAGTGTATTGCTAATCACAATTTGTTTATTACTAATTCGGTCATGGTGA